The following coding sequences lie in one Cyanobacterium sp. Dongsha4 genomic window:
- a CDS encoding TVP38/TMEM64 family protein, whose amino-acid sequence MKGKLIVVTVILICLTGVSIVWMGGIQPEIFHEQVKRLGIFAPIIYVLLYIVATILLLPSTPLNVSGGLIFGFQWGLFWTAIAAIVAAIASFLYARFLGQNWVRQKFGSYLQNLDEEIRKGGMWYIFAIRLLPLIPYGIVNYGAGLTSVTQKDYLFGTVFGTIPGIFPFVMIGAGLAEGNILPVTLASGLAGLLLFGATWFKNKSN is encoded by the coding sequence GTGAAGGGTAAATTAATTGTTGTAACGGTAATTTTGATCTGTTTAACAGGGGTTAGTATTGTTTGGATGGGAGGGATTCAACCCGAAATTTTCCATGAGCAGGTAAAGAGACTAGGAATTTTTGCACCGATAATTTATGTATTGTTATATATTGTCGCTACGATTTTACTTTTACCCTCAACTCCTTTAAATGTTAGTGGTGGTTTAATTTTTGGTTTTCAATGGGGTTTATTTTGGACTGCGATCGCAGCTATTGTGGCCGCCATAGCAAGTTTTCTCTACGCTAGATTTCTGGGACAAAATTGGGTCAGACAAAAATTTGGTAGTTACCTACAAAACCTTGATGAAGAAATACGAAAAGGAGGAATGTGGTATATTTTCGCTATTCGTCTTTTACCTTTAATTCCCTACGGAATAGTCAATTATGGTGCAGGTTTGACTTCTGTTACCCAAAAAGATTATTTATTTGGTACGGTTTTCGGTACAATTCCAGGAATTTTTCCTTTTGTGATGATAGGAGCAGGTTTAGCCGAGGGCAATATATTACCTGTAACTCTTGCCTCTGGTTTGGCTGGTTTACTATTATTCGGGGCAACTTGGTTTAAAAATAAATCAAATTAA
- a CDS encoding glycosyltransferase family 4 protein, which produces MKKVLILSTPVGALSSGIGGGVELTIYNLIQEMQGRGHIIKVIAPKGSFFDHADIVEIEGNLHTPAQTQSRQTPVIMPDNSVLANMLDYAYQVQSEYDVIVNFAFDWLPFYLTPFFSTAIAHFISMGSLSDSLDQIMGKIATQFPYQFGVYTQSQADTFPFADKCQCLGSGIDLSLYQFQPQPKKQLAWLGRIAPEKALEDAVKASEITNIPLLIFGKIQDQEYWQTIQNQHPSAPIKYQGFLSTKDLQAQLRDCLGLIMTPRWVEAFGNVAIEALACGVPVISYARGGPAEIVTNGKTGFLVTPDSVEDLAVAIQRLPQINRYDCRQVAEDVYSLPAWGNRFESWLDSFI; this is translated from the coding sequence ATGAAAAAAGTTTTAATTTTATCTACTCCTGTGGGTGCATTAAGTTCGGGCATTGGTGGCGGTGTAGAATTAACTATTTATAATCTGATTCAAGAAATGCAAGGGCGTGGTCATATTATAAAGGTAATAGCTCCAAAAGGATCTTTTTTTGATCATGCTGATATTGTGGAAATTGAGGGAAATTTACATACTCCTGCCCAAACTCAAAGTCGGCAAACTCCTGTAATTATGCCTGATAATTCGGTTTTAGCCAATATGCTTGATTATGCTTATCAGGTGCAATCTGAATACGATGTAATTGTTAATTTTGCTTTTGATTGGCTTCCTTTTTATCTTACTCCTTTTTTTTCAACTGCGATCGCACATTTTATTAGTATGGGTTCTCTTTCTGATAGTTTAGATCAGATTATGGGAAAAATAGCAACACAATTTCCTTATCAATTTGGTGTTTACACTCAATCTCAAGCAGATACCTTTCCTTTTGCCGATAAATGTCAATGCTTAGGTAGCGGTATCGATTTATCTTTATATCAGTTTCAACCTCAACCGAAAAAACAATTAGCATGGTTAGGAAGAATAGCCCCAGAAAAAGCCTTAGAAGATGCAGTAAAAGCCTCGGAAATCACAAACATTCCCTTACTAATTTTCGGTAAAATTCAAGATCAAGAATACTGGCAAACCATTCAAAATCAACATCCCTCAGCCCCAATTAAATATCAAGGGTTTTTATCTACCAAAGATTTACAAGCACAACTGCGTGACTGTTTAGGATTGATAATGACTCCTCGTTGGGTAGAAGCCTTTGGAAATGTTGCCATTGAAGCTCTTGCTTGTGGAGTTCCTGTAATTAGCTATGCTAGAGGTGGCCCTGCCGAAATTGTTACCAATGGTAAAACAGGATTTTTAGTAACGCCTGATAGTGTAGAAGATTTAGCAGTTGCCATTCAACGTCTTCCTCAAATTAATCGCTATGATTGTCGTCAGGTGGCAGAAGATGTTTACTCTTTACCTGCATGGGGCAACCGTTTTGAATCGTGGTTAGACTCTTTTATTTAA
- the secF gene encoding protein translocase subunit SecF, with product MKFSVVKWEKLWWTISAILCLGSIVAMIISYSSIGSVIRPSLDFVGGTRLQIELDCTVPDNCSRALTANEVREVLEEENLGNSSIQIVGQEKQGISIRTKTLDVEERTKLQDALQQKIGVFKAESTQIDTVGPTIGKELFVSGILALLVSFVGTVVYLSFRFQTDYAIFAIVALFHDVLITSGVFAILGLIMGLEIDTLFLVALLTIIGYSVNDTVVIYDRIREISKTSNADSMNEIIDVAVNQTLTRSINTSVTTLLPLVAIFLFGGETLKYFALALIIGIFAGSYSSIFVASTLLGWWRKKTNWENPVIVENN from the coding sequence ATTAAATTTAGTGTTGTTAAATGGGAAAAATTATGGTGGACAATATCCGCTATTCTTTGTCTGGGCAGTATTGTGGCGATGATTATTTCCTATTCTTCTATCGGTAGTGTGATTCGTCCTAGTCTTGATTTTGTCGGTGGTACTCGCTTACAAATAGAATTAGATTGTACTGTACCTGATAATTGCTCCCGTGCCTTGACTGCCAATGAGGTAAGAGAAGTATTAGAAGAAGAAAATTTAGGTAACAGTAGTATTCAAATAGTTGGACAAGAAAAACAGGGTATTTCTATTCGGACAAAAACTCTTGATGTGGAAGAAAGAACAAAACTTCAAGATGCCCTACAACAGAAAATAGGTGTATTTAAAGCTGAAAGTACCCAAATTGATACGGTAGGGCCTACCATAGGAAAAGAACTTTTTGTCTCTGGTATTTTAGCCTTACTTGTTTCTTTCGTTGGTACTGTCGTTTACTTAAGTTTCCGCTTCCAAACCGATTACGCAATTTTTGCCATTGTTGCCTTATTCCATGATGTGTTAATTACTTCTGGAGTATTTGCCATTTTAGGTTTGATTATGGGCTTAGAAATTGATACTCTGTTTCTTGTAGCATTGTTAACTATTATCGGTTATTCGGTTAACGATACTGTCGTTATTTATGACAGAATCAGGGAAATTAGTAAAACTAGCAATGCTGATTCAATGAATGAAATTATTGATGTTGCCGTCAATCAAACTTTAACCCGTTCTATAAACACCAGTGTCACAACTCTATTACCTTTAGTAGCAATTTTTCTCTTTGGAGGGGAAACCTTAAAATATTTTGCCCTTGCTTTAATTATTGGTATTTTTGCTGGTTCTTATTCTAGTATTTTTGTTGCTAGTACATTATTAGGATGGTGGCGGAAAAAAACTAATTGGGAAAATCCTGTTATTGTTGAAAATAATTAA
- a CDS encoding photosystem II reaction center protein K — MEAMMLLAKLPEAYEIFKPLVDVLPVIPLFFLLLAFVWQAAVGFR; from the coding sequence ATGGAAGCAATGATGTTATTGGCTAAATTACCAGAGGCTTATGAGATTTTTAAGCCTTTAGTGGATGTTTTACCTGTTATTCCCTTATTCTTTTTGTTATTAGCTTTTGTATGGCAGGCTGCCGTAGGCTTCAGATAA
- the urtA gene encoding urea ABC transporter substrate-binding protein, whose product MSRLGRRKFLLYGSATLGTSLLLKACADAPPPADDTATDTITETPAGGGGDTIKVGILHSLSGTMAISETTVVEAEQLAIEEINASGGVLGKQIEAIVEDGASDWPTFAEKATKLIDQDGVVTVFGCWTSASRKAVLPVFESKNHMLWYPVQYEGQECSKNIFYTGAAPNQQIEPAVDWLLENKGKEFFLVGSDYVFPRTANTIIKAQLEAKGGTTVGEDYLPLGNTEVTPIITKIKAALPNGGVIFNSLNGDSNVAFFKQIQAAGLTPDKYPVMSVSIAEEEVRQIGVEYLKGHYAAWNYFQTVESPENTKFVEAFRAKYGQDRVTNDPMEAAYIMVYLWKQAVEAAGTTDLEPVRSAAIGQSLQAPEGLVTMQPNHHISKTVRIGQVRDDGLFDIVFATDAPVDPVPWNQYVAETKGFACDWTDPAKGGKYKMS is encoded by the coding sequence ATGTCAAGACTGGGTAGAAGAAAATTTCTCCTTTACGGATCGGCTACATTAGGAACAAGTTTACTCCTCAAAGCCTGTGCTGATGCTCCTCCTCCTGCTGATGATACCGCTACGGATACCATTACGGAAACTCCTGCCGGTGGTGGAGGGGATACCATTAAAGTGGGAATCTTGCACTCTCTTAGTGGTACGATGGCTATTAGTGAAACCACTGTTGTGGAAGCTGAACAACTTGCGATCGAAGAAATTAACGCCAGTGGCGGAGTTTTAGGAAAGCAAATCGAAGCGATTGTCGAAGATGGTGCATCTGATTGGCCTACCTTTGCGGAAAAAGCAACTAAGCTAATTGATCAAGATGGTGTAGTAACAGTATTTGGCTGTTGGACTTCTGCTAGTCGAAAAGCTGTTTTACCTGTATTTGAGTCCAAAAATCATATGTTATGGTATCCCGTACAATACGAAGGACAAGAATGCTCTAAAAATATCTTCTATACTGGTGCCGCCCCTAACCAACAAATTGAACCTGCGGTGGACTGGTTATTAGAAAATAAAGGCAAGGAATTTTTCCTCGTTGGTTCTGACTATGTATTTCCCAGAACGGCAAACACCATCATTAAAGCCCAATTAGAAGCAAAAGGTGGCACAACCGTAGGAGAGGATTATTTACCCCTCGGCAATACGGAAGTTACTCCCATTATTACTAAGATAAAAGCCGCTCTGCCCAACGGCGGTGTTATTTTTAATAGCTTAAACGGAGATAGTAACGTTGCTTTCTTCAAACAAATTCAAGCCGCAGGTTTAACTCCAGATAAATATCCTGTTATGTCTGTAAGTATTGCCGAAGAAGAGGTTAGACAAATTGGGGTAGAATATCTTAAAGGTCATTACGCCGCATGGAACTATTTCCAAACTGTAGAAAGTCCCGAAAACACCAAATTTGTAGAGGCTTTTCGTGCTAAATATGGTCAAGACAGAGTAACCAATGACCCTATGGAGGCCGCTTATATTATGGTTTATCTCTGGAAACAAGCCGTTGAAGCCGCTGGTACAACTGATTTAGAGCCTGTAAGAAGTGCCGCAATTGGTCAGTCATTACAAGCTCCTGAAGGACTTGTCACCATGCAACCAAATCATCATATTTCTAAAACAGTCAGAATCGGACAGGTAAGAGATGACGGTTTATTTGATATTGTCTTTGCCACAGATGCACCTGTTGACCCAGTACCTTGGAATCAATATGTAGCTGAAACTAAAGGCTTTGCTTGTGACTGGACAGATCCGGCTAAAGGTGGTAAATATAAAATGAGCTAA
- the hisH gene encoding imidazole glycerol phosphate synthase subunit HisH, with amino-acid sequence MTTIAVIDYDMGNLHSACKGLEKAGANPIITDSPQVIAQADGVVLPGVGSFDPAMQHLQQRDLVTPIQDFVKSGKPFLGICLGLQILFESSEEGKESGLGIIKGQVKRFQSELDLTIPHMGWNNLDLVQAHHSLWQNLPVSPYVYFVHSYFVSPGDSQVIAAQVTHGSQTVTAAIAFENIMAVQFHPEKSSDYGLQILTNFVDMVKK; translated from the coding sequence ATGACTACAATTGCCGTAATAGACTATGATATGGGAAATTTACACTCCGCCTGTAAGGGGTTAGAAAAAGCAGGGGCAAATCCTATCATTACCGATTCACCTCAAGTAATTGCCCAAGCTGATGGAGTGGTTTTACCCGGAGTAGGATCATTTGATCCAGCAATGCAACATCTGCAACAACGAGACTTGGTGACACCGATTCAGGATTTTGTGAAAAGTGGTAAGCCCTTTTTGGGTATTTGCTTGGGATTACAGATTTTATTTGAGTCATCAGAAGAAGGCAAAGAGTCTGGTTTAGGTATTATTAAAGGTCAAGTTAAGCGTTTTCAATCCGAACTAGATTTAACCATTCCTCACATGGGATGGAATAACTTAGACTTAGTTCAGGCACATCACTCCCTTTGGCAAAATCTTCCTGTATCTCCTTACGTTTATTTTGTTCACTCTTATTTTGTTTCTCCTGGTGATTCTCAGGTTATTGCGGCACAAGTTACTCATGGCTCACAAACTGTAACGGCTGCGATCGCATTTGAAAATATTATGGCAGTACAATTTCACCCCGAAAAATCATCTGACTATGGGTTACAAATTCTCACTAATTTTGTTGATATGGTAAAAAAATAA
- the secD gene encoding protein translocase subunit SecD, giving the protein MERQRAFIILIIILVATAIVTLINLPLQLGLDLRGGSQLTIQLETTPQVPEITPEKLQGVQSVISNRVNGLGVSEAVVQTVGSDRILVQLPGVSDPEEAERVLGGTALLDFRVETDNQEIRAEYQIKQQELASLIFQAQSLQGEALEAQQSKIEAVEKQIEELSTQLYEKTELNGEKLQGANFQPAPQGNDWEVVLEFNNEGGRLFAELTKQIAGTGRTLGIFLDDELISSPTVSAEYASTGIMGGRATISGGGGFTLEQARELALQLEGGALPLPVKIVENRTVGATLGQDSIRRSIIAGLVGLALVLVYMVIYYRLPGFLADIALIIYALLTLACFSLAGVTLTLPGIAGFVLSIGMAVDANVLIFERTREELRDGKTLYRAVESGFYRAFSSILDGNVTTLIACAALFWLGSGLVKGFALTLAIGVVVSMFTALTCSRTLLLITVLGFPAVRQRPELFCPNLKAVNN; this is encoded by the coding sequence ATGGAAAGACAAAGGGCTTTTATAATTTTAATTATTATTTTAGTGGCAACAGCGATCGTAACTTTGATAAATTTGCCTCTACAATTAGGTTTAGACTTAAGAGGCGGTTCTCAGTTAACAATTCAGCTAGAAACTACCCCCCAAGTGCCTGAAATTACCCCTGAAAAATTACAAGGGGTGCAATCGGTAATTAGTAATCGAGTCAATGGTTTAGGAGTTTCTGAGGCGGTAGTGCAAACTGTAGGGAGCGATCGCATCTTAGTTCAATTACCCGGCGTTAGTGATCCCGAAGAAGCAGAAAGGGTTTTAGGGGGAACAGCCTTACTAGATTTTCGTGTGGAAACCGATAACCAAGAAATTCGGGCAGAGTATCAAATCAAACAGCAAGAATTAGCGAGTTTAATTTTTCAAGCCCAATCCCTACAGGGAGAAGCCCTAGAAGCACAACAGAGCAAAATTGAAGCTGTTGAAAAACAAATTGAGGAACTTTCAACGCAATTGTATGAAAAAACTGAGTTAAACGGTGAGAAATTACAGGGAGCGAATTTTCAACCTGCCCCTCAAGGTAATGATTGGGAAGTAGTTTTAGAATTTAACAACGAAGGAGGAAGACTTTTTGCTGAATTAACTAAACAAATTGCAGGTACTGGTAGAACTTTAGGTATCTTTCTCGATGACGAATTAATTAGTTCTCCCACCGTTAGTGCTGAATATGCCAGTACAGGAATTATGGGAGGAAGAGCAACCATTTCAGGAGGTGGAGGCTTTACCCTAGAACAAGCCAGAGAACTAGCCTTACAACTAGAAGGTGGTGCTTTACCCTTACCCGTCAAAATAGTAGAAAATCGCACAGTAGGGGCAACCCTAGGACAAGATAGTATTCGTCGCAGTATTATCGCTGGTTTAGTAGGTTTAGCCCTTGTTTTGGTCTATATGGTCATTTATTACCGTCTCCCCGGATTTTTGGCGGACATAGCCCTAATTATTTATGCTTTACTAACTTTAGCTTGTTTTTCCCTAGCAGGAGTGACCCTAACTTTACCCGGTATTGCAGGTTTTGTTCTCAGTATCGGTATGGCGGTAGATGCCAATGTGTTGATTTTTGAACGCACTAGAGAAGAATTAAGAGATGGAAAAACCCTTTACCGTGCGGTAGAATCTGGTTTTTATCGAGCATTTTCCAGCATTTTAGATGGAAACGTAACGACTTTAATTGCTTGTGCCGCTTTATTTTGGTTAGGCTCAGGCTTAGTCAAAGGTTTTGCTTTAACTTTAGCTATTGGGGTTGTAGTTAGTATGTTTACTGCTTTAACTTGTAGTCGTACTTTATTACTAATTACTGTGTTAGGTTTTCCTGCGGTGCGTCAACGCCCTGAACTATTCTGCCCAAATCTAAAAGCAGTTAATAATTAA
- a CDS encoding EAL domain-containing protein encodes MNDSANKNNHLLLFLCDDCTEDTTFQLTEGIYFIGRHSNNSIRLNSPSVSRHHATLMRKDSANGESMYILIDGDLEGKRSQNGTLVNGKKIIHHSLQDGDLIAFGSNENQAVYKQEVSENTVIYPSCDLNSKKSKTEPLTNSNLAREKLQDTLIVSELNLKNSLENYDIQRLASFPELSPNPILEFDFSGNIIYCNPSAKLNFEDLLKQTHQDNPLIKGLKPVSQEHHGELIIREIEIEDKHYEQYIHYLSKENVIRSYIFDITERKNSEAKLKYHALHDSLTGIPNRDFFYWQINKNIQEAKESLLSQFFAVLFIDIDRFKNINDTLSHSVGDKLLEYFTHRLVSVIPSDYFLARWGGDEFILITPLELINHEDSGKITKKTSAQVVAEKIINILKEPFSIEKYTIFTTCSIGIAIYPEDGNDEQHLIKNADIALYRAKQMGRNNYQFYTNTLNKEKTLLFELENGLYNSLENKELFLTYQPQLNLKTNTLEGVEVLLRWQHPVLGIVSPTKFIPLAEETGLIISIGEWVLEMACREGKKWLDLGYPPIMIAVNVSGKQFQQDNFADKVKEILRKTQFNPQYLEIEITESILMQDSEKTETIIKELSSLGVKFSLDDFGTGYSSLSYLKKFPFNFIKIDKSFVTDLVTNFQDQALVSAIITLAKGYDMKVVAEGVEVEQQKTILKNFRCDLIQGWLVSEPLIREDFMAFMTSYGQKTINN; translated from the coding sequence ATGAATGACTCAGCCAATAAAAATAATCATCTTTTACTTTTTCTGTGTGATGATTGTACGGAAGACACAACCTTTCAACTGACAGAAGGAATATATTTTATTGGCCGTCACTCTAACAATTCTATTCGCCTCAATTCTCCCTCCGTATCTCGACATCATGCGACTTTAATGCGTAAGGATTCAGCCAACGGAGAAAGTATGTATATATTAATAGATGGAGACTTAGAAGGTAAAAGAAGTCAAAATGGAACTTTAGTTAACGGAAAAAAAATCATACATCATTCTCTCCAAGATGGTGATTTAATTGCCTTTGGCAGTAACGAAAATCAAGCGGTTTATAAGCAGGAAGTTTCCGAAAATACAGTCATTTATCCCTCTTGTGATCTAAATTCTAAAAAATCTAAGACCGAACCCCTAACTAACAGTAACTTAGCAAGGGAAAAACTTCAAGACACTCTCATTGTCTCAGAATTAAATCTTAAAAATAGCCTTGAAAATTACGATATACAAAGATTAGCTTCTTTTCCCGAATTATCTCCTAACCCTATTTTAGAATTTGATTTCAGTGGCAATATCATTTATTGTAATCCTTCTGCAAAACTGAACTTTGAAGACTTGCTGAAACAAACACACCAAGATAATCCCCTCATAAAAGGCTTAAAACCAGTCTCACAAGAGCATCATGGTGAATTAATTATCAGAGAAATAGAGATAGAAGATAAGCATTATGAACAGTATATTCATTATTTATCAAAGGAAAATGTGATAAGAAGTTATATTTTTGACATCACAGAGCGAAAAAATTCCGAAGCAAAACTAAAATACCATGCACTACACGATTCTCTTACGGGTATTCCTAATCGAGATTTTTTTTATTGGCAAATAAATAAAAATATTCAAGAAGCAAAAGAAAGCCTACTTTCACAGTTTTTTGCTGTTTTGTTTATTGACATTGATAGATTTAAAAATATTAATGATACATTGAGTCACAGCGTCGGAGATAAATTGCTAGAGTATTTTACTCATAGACTTGTATCTGTGATTCCTTCTGACTATTTTTTAGCCCGTTGGGGTGGAGATGAATTTATTTTAATTACCCCTTTGGAGTTAATCAACCATGAAGATTCGGGAAAAATAACCAAAAAAACTTCTGCTCAAGTGGTAGCTGAAAAAATTATTAATATTTTAAAAGAGCCTTTTTCTATTGAAAAATATACGATTTTTACTACTTGTAGTATTGGAATTGCTATATATCCAGAAGATGGTAATGATGAACAACATTTAATTAAAAATGCTGATATTGCCCTTTATCGTGCAAAACAGATGGGTAGGAATAATTATCAATTTTATACGAACACTCTTAATAAAGAAAAAACTTTATTATTTGAGTTAGAAAATGGTTTATATAATTCCCTTGAAAATAAAGAATTATTTTTAACTTATCAACCTCAACTTAACTTAAAAACCAATACTCTTGAAGGAGTTGAAGTTTTATTGCGTTGGCAACATCCTGTATTGGGTATCGTGTCACCGACTAAGTTTATCCCTTTAGCGGAAGAAACAGGGTTAATTATTTCTATTGGAGAATGGGTTTTAGAAATGGCTTGTCGAGAGGGCAAAAAATGGCTTGATTTGGGTTATCCCCCGATTATGATTGCGGTTAATGTTTCGGGAAAACAGTTTCAACAAGACAATTTTGCTGACAAGGTGAAAGAGATTTTAAGAAAAACACAATTCAATCCTCAGTATCTGGAAATCGAAATTACAGAGAGTATCTTAATGCAGGATAGTGAAAAAACAGAAACAATTATCAAGGAATTATCTAGTTTGGGAGTTAAATTTTCTCTCGATGATTTTGGTACAGGTTATTCTTCTTTAAGTTATTTGAAAAAGTTTCCTTTTAATTTTATTAAAATAGATAAGTCTTTTGTCACAGATTTAGTTACTAATTTTCAAGATCAAGCCTTAGTTTCGGCTATCATTACTTTGGCGAAAGGTTACGATATGAAAGTTGTGGCAGAAGGAGTGGAAGTTGAACAACAAAAAACAATTTTGAAAAATTTTCGGTGCGATTTAATTCAAGGATGGTTAGTTAGTGAGCCTTTGATTAGAGAAGATTTTATGGCTTTTATGACAAGTTATGGGCAAAAGACAATCAATAATTAG
- a CDS encoding alpha/beta hydrolase has product MKLTSSKVSVVLFGFFSACLTAIPIKTEAAEKIFFTYGPLKLSVEVESLESFAEDGIINEDLQQYLQRVSPEQQNKFREFLNKKLDIDGVKVSRFFNTQMGEQILLRLGKGITLEGGENGGIALRGAIIQSALDEDTGLTLMNVLKKYPTNLQIQGELVMGGAEHAQKIIKATDTLVESMRLWTNEEAQNSSFNYSELPDIRLQGKYQVEKQVWQLKDESRDRSFYVDVYIPQGLQGKVPVIIFSHGLSSRPEDYSKNLNHIASHGFLIAAPQHVGSDIIYLQEMFEGLNGNIFDVNDFVNRPLDISFVIDELERRNSKDFQGLLELKNVGVTGHSFGGYTALAIAGATIDFDYLQEACNTPYLGLNLAILLECRALELPRQNYQFRDNRVGAVFAANPVNRYIFGEKGLSEIMIPVMFGSGSDDPATPPAIEQALPFTWLKMEDKYWALIEGQAHVNIDELDGGIKKALDSTIALALPKQDLIAGYVRGISLAFFEIYLNDNQDYAPYLQSSYAQYLSENQDYKLDFITLTSVDKLKDAIERFKEENNIE; this is encoded by the coding sequence ATGAAACTGACTTCCTCTAAAGTATCTGTTGTTTTATTTGGTTTTTTTTCTGCTTGTTTAACGGCTATTCCTATCAAAACTGAAGCGGCTGAGAAAATTTTTTTTACTTATGGGCCTCTTAAATTATCTGTGGAAGTTGAGTCTTTAGAGTCTTTTGCTGAAGATGGTATTATTAATGAAGATTTACAACAATATTTACAAAGAGTTAGTCCAGAACAACAAAATAAATTTAGGGAATTTCTGAATAAAAAACTTGATATAGATGGTGTGAAGGTTTCTCGCTTTTTTAATACTCAAATGGGGGAGCAAATTCTATTACGTTTGGGGAAAGGAATTACCCTTGAGGGGGGAGAAAATGGAGGTATCGCTTTACGGGGAGCAATTATTCAATCTGCTTTGGATGAAGACACAGGATTGACTTTAATGAATGTTTTAAAAAAATATCCCACTAATTTGCAGATACAAGGTGAGTTAGTGATGGGTGGAGCAGAACACGCACAAAAAATCATAAAAGCTACAGATACTTTAGTGGAAAGTATGCGTCTTTGGACGAATGAGGAGGCTCAAAATAGTTCTTTTAACTATAGTGAATTACCTGATATTCGTTTACAGGGAAAATATCAAGTGGAAAAGCAGGTGTGGCAGTTGAAAGATGAGAGTCGCGATCGCTCTTTTTATGTTGATGTTTATATACCTCAAGGATTACAAGGAAAAGTACCTGTGATTATTTTTTCTCATGGGTTATCTTCTCGTCCTGAAGATTATTCTAAGAACTTAAATCATATTGCGTCTCATGGATTTTTGATTGCCGCCCCTCAACACGTAGGAAGTGATATTATTTATTTACAAGAAATGTTTGAAGGCTTGAATGGTAATATTTTTGATGTTAACGATTTTGTTAATCGTCCCCTAGATATTAGTTTCGTCATTGATGAGTTAGAAAGACGTAATTCTAAAGATTTTCAGGGATTACTAGAATTAAAAAATGTGGGAGTTACAGGGCATTCTTTTGGTGGTTATACTGCTTTGGCAATTGCTGGGGCAACTATTGATTTTGACTACTTGCAGGAGGCTTGTAATACTCCTTATTTGGGTTTAAATTTGGCAATTCTGTTGGAATGTCGAGCTTTAGAGTTACCAAGACAAAATTATCAATTTAGAGATAACCGTGTTGGGGCTGTGTTTGCCGCTAATCCTGTCAATCGTTATATTTTTGGAGAAAAAGGTTTAAGTGAAATTATGATTCCTGTGATGTTTGGTTCTGGTAGTGATGACCCTGCTACTCCCCCTGCCATTGAACAAGCATTGCCTTTTACTTGGTTAAAAATGGAAGATAAATATTGGGCTTTAATTGAAGGACAAGCTCATGTAAATATAGATGAATTAGATGGGGGTATAAAAAAGGCTTTGGATTCAACAATTGCTTTAGCTTTGCCGAAACAAGATTTAATTGCAGGTTATGTCAGAGGTATTTCTCTGGCTTTTTTTGAGATTTATTTGAATGACAATCAGGATTATGCTCCTTATTTGCAGTCTTCCTATGCTCAATATTTGAGTGAAAATCAGGATTATAAGCTCGATTTCATTACCTTGACTTCTGTTGATAAATTAAAGGATGCGATCGAGCGTTTTAAAGAGGAAAATAATATAGAGTAA